Proteins encoded together in one Falco peregrinus isolate bFalPer1 chromosome 2, bFalPer1.pri, whole genome shotgun sequence window:
- the LOC129783822 gene encoding short coiled-coil protein, with amino-acid sequence MMNADMDAVEAENQVELEEKTRLINQVLELQHTLEDLSARVDAVKEENLKLKSENQVLGQYIENLMSASSVFQTTDTKSKRK; translated from the exons ATGATGAATGCCGACATGGATG CTGTTGAGGCTGAAAATCAGGTGGAATTAGAAGAGAAAACACGGCTTATTAACCAAGTGTTGGAACTGCAGCACACACTTGAAG ATCTCTCAGCACGAGTAGATGCTGTTAAGGAAGAAAACTTGAAACTGAAATCAGAAAACCAAGTTCTTGGACAATATATAGAAAATCTGATGTCAGCGTCTAGTGTTTTCCAAACAACtgacacaaaaagcaaaaggaagtaA